A part of Magnetospirillum sp. ME-1 genomic DNA contains:
- the trkA gene encoding Trk system potassium transporter TrkA has product MKVIVCGAGQVGFNIAHYLAGENNDVTIIDQRPDLIRKVSDTLDVQVVLGFASHPAVLEQAGAGDADMIIAVTAADEVNMVACQVAHSLFNVPTKIARVRSQSYLAPIWANLFSREHLPIDVIISPEIEVARAITKRLQVPGAIDVIPLVGDKVRLIGVRCTGNCPLINTPLRQLTVLFPDLAIVIIGIVRDGKAIVPTSEDQMLEGDEVYFVVDTEHVDRALTAFGREDQEARRIVIFGGGNIGLFLAQQLEAARPNTSIKIIESNKERAEFAAKAVGHTVVIHGDALDPEILEEASVGAAEAVVAVTNDDETNILSGLLAKRYGCRRTMALINKTTYNSLVAPLGIDVAINPRAITVSNILQHVRRGRIHAVHSLHEGFGELIEADALETSSLVGKPLRDVKLPAGVLLGAVVHDGKVVSPRGSTVIHPGDRVILFATADAVKKVEKMFSVRLEYF; this is encoded by the coding sequence ATGAAGGTCATAGTCTGCGGCGCCGGCCAGGTCGGCTTCAACATCGCCCACTATCTGGCGGGCGAGAACAACGACGTCACCATCATCGACCAGCGCCCGGACCTCATCCGCAAGGTCAGCGATACGCTTGACGTCCAGGTGGTGCTGGGCTTCGCCTCCCATCCGGCGGTGCTGGAACAGGCCGGCGCCGGCGACGCCGACATGATCATCGCGGTGACCGCCGCCGACGAGGTCAACATGGTGGCCTGCCAGGTGGCGCACTCGCTGTTCAACGTGCCGACCAAGATCGCCCGCGTGCGCAGCCAGAGCTATCTGGCCCCCATCTGGGCCAATCTGTTCTCGCGCGAGCATCTGCCCATCGACGTGATCATCAGTCCCGAGATCGAGGTGGCCCGCGCCATCACCAAGCGCCTGCAGGTGCCGGGCGCCATCGACGTCATTCCGCTGGTGGGCGACAAGGTCCGGCTGATCGGGGTGCGCTGCACCGGGAACTGCCCGCTGATCAACACGCCCTTGCGCCAGCTCACCGTACTGTTCCCCGATCTGGCCATCGTCATCATCGGCATCGTGCGCGACGGCAAGGCCATCGTGCCCACCTCCGAGGACCAGATGCTGGAGGGCGACGAGGTCTATTTCGTCGTCGATACGGAGCATGTGGACCGGGCGCTGACCGCGTTTGGCCGCGAGGACCAGGAGGCGCGGCGCATCGTCATCTTCGGCGGCGGCAATATCGGCCTGTTCCTGGCCCAGCAGCTGGAAGCGGCCCGGCCCAACACCTCCATCAAGATCATCGAGTCCAACAAGGAGCGCGCCGAGTTCGCGGCCAAGGCGGTGGGCCATACCGTGGTCATCCATGGCGACGCGCTCGACCCGGAAATCCTCGAGGAAGCCTCGGTGGGCGCCGCCGAGGCCGTGGTGGCCGTCACCAACGACGACGAGACCAACATCCTGTCGGGCCTCTTGGCCAAGCGTTACGGCTGCCGCCGCACCATGGCGCTGATCAACAAGACCACCTACAATTCCCTGGTGGCGCCGCTGGGCATCGACGTGGCCATCAATCCCCGCGCCATCACCGTCTCCAACATCCTCCAGCATGTGCGCCGCGGCCGTATCCACGCCGTGCATTCCCTCCATGAAGGCTTCGGCGAACTGATCGAGGCCGACGCGCTGGAAACCTCGTCCCTGGTGGGCAAGCCGCTCAGGGACGTCAAGCTGCCGGCCGGCGTGCTGCTGGGCGCCGTGGTTCACGACGGCAAGGTGGTGAGCCCCAGGGGCAGCACGGTGATCCATCCCGGCGACCGCGTCATCCTGTTCGCCACCGCCGACGCGGTGAAGAAGGTCGAGAAGATGTTCTCGGTCCGGCTGGAATATTTCTGA
- the ntrX gene encoding nitrogen assimilation response regulator NtrX, whose protein sequence is MAHDILIVDDEADIRALIAGILEDEGHNTREAANSDEALEGIRARRPNLVIQDIWLQGSRLDGLEVLDAVKRDHPEVPVVMISGHGNIETAVQAIKQGAYDFIEKPFKADRLLLVVERAIEAARLRRENEELKLRSGSAGELVGGALGIMQVRQAIDKVAPTNSRVLITGPAGSGKEIVARQIHARSRRAEGPFVVLNCAAMHPDRMEMELFGTEHGLDGLDSPRKIGTFEQAHGGTLLLDEVADMPLETQGKIVRVLQDQMFERVGGGKRVEVDVRVIASTNRDLQSEMNAGHFREDLFYRLNVVPVKMPALRDRREDIPVLARHFMTLAAAAAGVQPRLVGEDALAALQAYDWPGNVRQLRNVMDWLLIMAPGDAREPIRADMLPGEIGAITPAVLRWDKSSEIMTLPLREARELFEREYLLAQVNRFAGNISRTAAFVGMERSALHRKLKLLGVNTDEKK, encoded by the coding sequence ATGGCGCATGACATCCTGATCGTCGACGACGAGGCCGATATCCGCGCCTTGATCGCCGGTATTCTCGAGGACGAGGGGCACAACACCCGCGAGGCCGCCAATTCGGACGAGGCCCTCGAGGGCATCCGCGCCCGGCGGCCCAATCTGGTGATCCAGGACATCTGGCTGCAAGGCTCGCGCCTGGACGGGCTGGAAGTGCTGGACGCCGTCAAGCGCGACCATCCGGAAGTGCCGGTGGTGATGATCTCCGGCCACGGCAACATCGAGACCGCCGTGCAGGCCATCAAGCAGGGCGCCTACGACTTCATCGAGAAGCCGTTCAAGGCCGACCGCCTGCTTTTGGTGGTGGAGCGCGCCATCGAGGCCGCCCGGCTGCGCCGCGAGAACGAGGAGCTGAAGCTCCGCTCCGGTTCCGCCGGCGAACTGGTCGGCGGCGCGCTGGGCATCATGCAGGTGCGCCAGGCCATCGACAAGGTGGCGCCCACCAATTCCCGCGTGTTGATCACCGGTCCGGCCGGTTCGGGCAAGGAAATCGTCGCCCGGCAGATTCACGCCCGCTCGCGCCGGGCCGAGGGGCCGTTCGTGGTCCTGAACTGCGCAGCCATGCACCCCGACCGCATGGAGATGGAGCTGTTCGGTACAGAACACGGCCTGGACGGTCTTGATTCCCCGCGCAAGATCGGCACCTTCGAACAGGCCCATGGCGGCACCTTGCTGCTGGACGAGGTGGCCGACATGCCGCTGGAGACCCAGGGCAAGATCGTGCGTGTCCTGCAGGACCAGATGTTCGAGCGGGTGGGCGGCGGCAAGCGGGTCGAGGTGGATGTGCGCGTCATCGCGTCGACCAACCGCGACCTGCAATCCGAGATGAATGCCGGGCATTTCCGCGAGGATCTGTTCTACCGCCTCAACGTGGTGCCGGTGAAGATGCCGGCGTTGCGCGACCGGCGCGAGGACATTCCGGTCCTGGCGCGCCACTTCATGACGCTGGCCGCCGCCGCCGCCGGTGTCCAGCCCCGCTTGGTGGGCGAGGATGCCCTGGCGGCGCTGCAGGCCTATGACTGGCCGGGCAACGTGCGCCAGCTCCGGAACGTCATGGACTGGCTGCTGATCATGGCGCCGGGCGACGCGCGTGAGCCCATCCGCGCCGACATGCTGCCCGGCGAGATCGGCGCCATCACTCCGGCGGTTCTGCGCTGGGACAAATCCAGCGAGATCATGACGCTGCCGTTGCGCGAGGCGCGCGAGCTGTTCGAGCGGGAATACCTGCTGGCCCAGGTCAACCGTTTCGCCGGCAACATATCGCGCACCGCCGCCTTCGTCGGCATGGAACGTTCCGCCCTTCACCGCAAGCTCAAGCTGCTTGGCGTCAACACGGACGAAAAGAAATGA
- a CDS encoding sensor histidine kinase NtrY-like, which translates to MAFGRRIRHWSRRVDLARRLAYGLTFASIPAIVATVWVMGGGGAGPTGPDPRVVLSLLATDGVLLAALGGVVGYRVLDVLKARRRGASGSRLHLRFIMLFALVAVTPSVLMSVGSTAFFKYGVESWFSDRVRTALNASLEVAHAYLEEHKRIIGGDALAMANDINREGPLLLRSPQHFGQFVGTQAAIRGLTEAIVFDTRGNILARSGLIFAVEASIDQIPAWALDKARSGDVVVLSGSGEDRVKALVQLQGLFGDTFLYVGRFVDPKVIGYMAQTSEAVTQYERLEGRLSGLERAFSLIFALVALLLVLTAIWVGLSMAVKLATPIGRLIDAAEKVRSGDLDARVAEDAADEIGVLSRAFNRMTHQLSSQRQELVDANRELDERRRFTETVLAGVTSGVIGLDSGGRIHLPNRSAGELLGINLEEQVGQDIRAVIPDLAEPLDEAVRRPDKLIQREVRLSTPGGRARMLLVRVAAERLEAEIIGYVVTFDDITELVSAQRKAAWADVARRIAHEIKNPLTPIQLSAERLKRKYLKEIQSDPETYVNLVETIVRQVGDIGRMVDEFSSFARMPAPQIKPDDLNDICRQAVFLQKTGNPDVEFVHQLPEGKVPVMCDGRLIGQALTNLLKNAVEAIHGRDDPEAPRGRVSLSLVAQDERLVVTVEDNGKGLPTENRERLTEPYVTTRSKGTGLGLAIVKKIMEDHGGDLYLEDAPGGGARIGLVFPLSEQPQQFQANGDTTVTHGA; encoded by the coding sequence ATGGCGTTCGGCCGCCGCATACGCCACTGGTCGCGCCGGGTCGATCTGGCCCGCCGGCTGGCCTATGGGCTGACCTTCGCCTCCATTCCCGCCATCGTCGCCACCGTCTGGGTGATGGGCGGCGGCGGGGCGGGGCCCACCGGTCCCGATCCCCGTGTCGTCCTGTCGCTGCTGGCCACCGACGGGGTGCTGCTGGCGGCCCTTGGCGGCGTGGTCGGCTATCGGGTTCTGGACGTCCTGAAGGCCCGGCGGCGCGGAGCCTCGGGGTCGCGCCTGCATCTGCGCTTCATCATGCTGTTCGCCCTGGTGGCGGTGACGCCCTCGGTGCTGATGAGCGTGGGCTCCACCGCCTTCTTCAAGTACGGGGTGGAAAGCTGGTTCTCGGACCGGGTGCGCACCGCGCTCAACGCCTCGCTGGAAGTGGCCCACGCCTATCTCGAGGAGCACAAGCGCATCATCGGCGGCGATGCCCTGGCCATGGCCAACGACATCAACCGCGAGGGCCCGCTGCTGCTGCGCTCGCCCCAGCATTTCGGCCAGTTCGTCGGTACCCAGGCCGCCATTCGCGGCCTGACCGAGGCCATCGTCTTCGATACCCGCGGCAATATCCTGGCCCGCTCCGGCCTGATCTTCGCGGTGGAGGCCAGCATCGACCAGATTCCGGCCTGGGCGCTGGACAAGGCGCGGAGCGGCGATGTGGTGGTGTTGTCGGGCTCGGGCGAGGACCGGGTCAAGGCGCTGGTGCAGTTGCAGGGCCTGTTCGGCGACACCTTCCTCTATGTGGGCCGCTTCGTCGATCCCAAGGTCATCGGCTACATGGCCCAGACCTCCGAGGCGGTGACCCAGTATGAACGTCTGGAAGGCCGCCTGTCGGGGCTGGAACGGGCCTTCTCGCTGATTTTCGCCCTGGTGGCGCTGCTCCTGGTGCTGACCGCCATCTGGGTGGGCCTGTCCATGGCGGTGAAGCTGGCCACCCCCATCGGCCGGCTGATCGACGCCGCCGAGAAGGTGCGCTCCGGCGATCTCGACGCCCGCGTCGCCGAGGACGCCGCCGACGAGATCGGCGTATTGAGCCGCGCCTTCAACCGCATGACCCACCAGCTGTCCAGCCAGCGCCAGGAGCTGGTGGACGCCAACCGCGAGCTGGACGAGCGCCGCCGCTTCACCGAAACGGTGCTGGCCGGCGTGACGTCCGGCGTCATCGGCCTGGATTCCGGCGGGCGCATCCATCTGCCCAACCGTTCGGCCGGCGAACTGCTCGGCATCAATCTCGAGGAGCAGGTGGGCCAGGATATCCGGGCGGTCATCCCCGATCTGGCCGAGCCTTTGGACGAGGCCGTTCGCCGCCCCGACAAGCTGATCCAACGCGAGGTGCGGCTGTCCACGCCGGGCGGGCGGGCCCGCATGCTGCTGGTGCGCGTCGCCGCCGAGCGTCTCGAAGCCGAAATCATCGGCTATGTGGTGACCTTCGACGACATCACCGAGCTGGTCTCGGCCCAGCGCAAGGCCGCCTGGGCCGACGTGGCGCGGCGCATCGCCCACGAGATCAAGAATCCGCTCACCCCCATCCAGCTGTCGGCCGAGCGGCTGAAGCGCAAATATCTCAAGGAGATACAGAGCGATCCTGAAACCTACGTCAATCTGGTGGAGACCATCGTCCGCCAGGTGGGCGACATCGGGCGCATGGTGGACGAGTTCTCGTCCTTCGCCCGCATGCCGGCGCCACAGATCAAGCCCGACGACCTGAACGACATCTGCCGCCAGGCGGTGTTCCTGCAAAAGACCGGCAATCCCGACGTGGAGTTCGTCCATCAATTGCCCGAGGGCAAGGTGCCGGTGATGTGCGACGGCCGCCTGATCGGCCAGGCGCTGACCAACCTGTTGAAGAACGCGGTGGAGGCCATCCATGGCCGCGACGACCCGGAGGCGCCCCGCGGCCGGGTGTCGCTCAGCCTGGTCGCCCAGGACGAACGGCTGGTGGTGACGGTGGAGGACAACGGCAAGGGCCTGCCCACCGAGAACCGGGAACGGCTGACCGAGCCCTACGTCACCACGCGGAGCAAGGGCACCGGCCTGGGTCTGGCCATCGTCAAGAAGATCATGGAAGACCACGGCGGTGATCTGTATCTTGAGGACGCGCCTGGGGGAGGCGCGCGGATCGGGCTGGTCTTCCCGCTCTCCGAACAGCCGCAACAGTTTCAGGCAAACGGCGATACCACGGTAACCCATGGCGCATGA
- the ntrC gene encoding nitrogen regulation protein NR(I), which produces MTTTTTATILVADDDRGIRTVLSQALGRAGYEVRTTGNASTLWRWVSEGEGDLVITDVVMPDESGLDLLPRIKKIRPELRIIVMSAQNTLLTAVKATQRGAFEYLPKPFDLKELVNVVGRALSTPRAAPTEAAGAEDEEKLPLIGRSPAMQEIYRTLARLMSTDLSVMITGESGTGKELVARALHDYGKRRNGPFVAINMAAIPRELIESELFGHEKGAFTGATQRAAGRFEQAEGGTLFLDEIGDMPPEAQTRLLRVLQEGEYTTVGGRTPIRANVRIVAATHRDLTQLIRQGLFREDLFYRLNVVPIRLPPLRERSEDIPELIRHFLAQAGSEGLPSKTIDGQAMDRLRKHRWPGNVRELENLVRRLAALYSQEVIGIEVIEQELVGGTPHADAISGGVEGEGLSATVERHLREYFGNHGDNLPPAGVYDRVLREVERPLVTIALEATRGNQIKAAHLLGVNRNTLRKKIKDLDIQISRGLK; this is translated from the coding sequence ATGACCACCACCACCACCGCCACCATCCTGGTGGCCGACGACGACCGGGGCATCCGCACGGTGCTGTCCCAGGCCCTGGGCCGGGCCGGCTACGAAGTCCGCACCACCGGCAACGCCTCCACCCTGTGGCGCTGGGTGTCGGAAGGCGAGGGCGATCTGGTCATCACCGACGTGGTGATGCCCGACGAGAGCGGCCTGGACCTGCTGCCGCGCATCAAGAAGATCCGGCCCGAGCTGCGCATCATCGTCATGAGCGCCCAGAACACCCTGCTCACCGCCGTCAAGGCCACTCAGCGGGGCGCCTTCGAATACCTGCCCAAGCCCTTCGACCTGAAGGAGCTGGTCAACGTGGTCGGCCGGGCTCTTTCGACGCCGCGCGCCGCTCCCACCGAGGCGGCGGGGGCCGAGGACGAGGAGAAGCTGCCCCTGATCGGCCGCTCGCCCGCCATGCAGGAGATCTACCGCACCCTGGCGCGGCTGATGAGTACCGACCTGTCGGTGATGATCACCGGCGAATCGGGCACCGGCAAGGAACTGGTGGCCCGGGCGCTGCACGATTACGGCAAGCGCCGCAACGGTCCCTTCGTGGCCATCAACATGGCCGCCATCCCGCGCGAGCTGATCGAGAGCGAGCTGTTCGGCCACGAGAAGGGGGCGTTTACCGGCGCCACCCAGCGGGCTGCCGGCCGCTTCGAGCAGGCCGAGGGCGGGACCCTGTTCCTCGACGAGATCGGCGACATGCCGCCCGAGGCCCAGACCCGCCTGCTGCGCGTGCTGCAGGAGGGGGAGTACACCACGGTGGGCGGGCGTACCCCCATCCGCGCCAATGTGCGCATCGTCGCCGCCACCCATCGCGACCTGACCCAGCTGATCCGCCAGGGCCTGTTCCGCGAGGATCTGTTCTACCGCTTGAACGTGGTGCCCATCCGCCTGCCGCCCCTGCGCGAGCGCTCCGAGGACATCCCCGAGCTGATCCGTCATTTCCTGGCCCAGGCCGGGTCCGAGGGGCTGCCGTCCAAGACCATCGACGGCCAGGCCATGGACCGGCTGCGCAAGCACCGCTGGCCGGGCAACGTGCGCGAGCTGGAGAATCTGGTCCGCCGTCTTGCCGCCCTCTATTCCCAGGAAGTGATCGGCATCGAGGTCATCGAGCAGGAACTGGTGGGGGGCACGCCCCACGCCGATGCCATCAGTGGCGGCGTGGAGGGCGAAGGCCTGTCCGCCACGGTGGAGCGGCACCTGCGCGAATATTTCGGCAATCACGGCGACAACCTGCCGCCCGCCGGGGTCTATGACCGGGTGCTGCGCGAGGTGGAGCGTCCGCTGGTCACCATCGCTCTCGAAGCGACGCGGGGCAACCAGATCAAGGCTGCCCACCTGCTGGGCGTCAACCGCAACACCTTGCGCAAGAAGATCAAGGACCTGGACATCCAGATCAGCCGCGGCCTGAAATAG
- a CDS encoding two-component system sensor histidine kinase NtrB translates to MPIPIVAALKRGLSSSTFDPATVLSALGAAVLALDSENRIHYANGAAEQLFACGAAYLIGHPATDFLPPDSPILSLVAQARDGNISVAEHGVTLDTPRTGHRTVTVQVSPIIETAGAVVISLHEQSIALKIGAQLTSRNAARSVTAMAAILAHEVKNPLSGIRGAAQLLEQNAIEEDRVLTRLICDEADRIVALVDRMEAFSDNPSVERGAVNIHRVLEHVRRIAEAGFARNVRVIENYDPSLPPVLGDRDQLVQVFLNLVKNAAEAVPEEGGEIVVSTGYQHGVRLALPGSETRRHLPLVVSIQDNGPGIPEDLKPNLFDAFVTTKTSGSGLGLALVAKIIGDHGGVIEFDSVPRRTIFRVMLPMVQDGDGK, encoded by the coding sequence ATGCCCATTCCCATCGTCGCGGCCCTGAAGCGCGGCCTGTCCAGCTCCACCTTCGACCCCGCCACCGTGCTGAGTGCGCTGGGCGCCGCCGTGCTGGCGCTGGATTCCGAGAACCGCATCCATTACGCCAACGGCGCGGCCGAGCAGCTGTTCGCCTGCGGCGCCGCCTATCTGATCGGCCACCCGGCCACCGATTTCCTGCCGCCCGATTCGCCCATCCTGTCCCTGGTGGCCCAGGCGCGCGACGGCAACATCTCGGTGGCCGAGCATGGCGTGACGCTGGACACGCCGCGCACCGGGCACCGCACCGTCACCGTGCAGGTCTCGCCCATCATCGAGACGGCCGGCGCCGTGGTGATCAGCCTGCACGAGCAGTCCATCGCGCTGAAGATCGGGGCGCAGCTCACCAGCCGCAACGCGGCGCGCTCGGTGACCGCCATGGCGGCCATCCTGGCGCACGAGGTGAAGAACCCGCTGTCGGGCATCCGCGGCGCCGCCCAGTTGCTGGAGCAGAATGCCATCGAAGAGGACCGGGTGCTGACCCGCCTCATCTGCGACGAGGCCGACCGCATCGTGGCGCTGGTGGACCGCATGGAGGCGTTCTCCGACAATCCCAGCGTGGAGCGCGGCGCCGTCAACATCCACCGGGTGCTGGAACACGTGCGCCGCATCGCCGAGGCCGGCTTCGCCCGCAATGTGCGGGTCATCGAGAATTACGACCCCTCGCTGCCGCCGGTTCTGGGCGACCGCGACCAGCTGGTCCAGGTCTTCCTCAATCTGGTGAAGAACGCCGCCGAGGCGGTGCCGGAGGAGGGCGGCGAGATCGTCGTCTCCACCGGCTACCAGCACGGCGTGCGTCTGGCCCTGCCGGGCAGCGAGACCCGGCGCCACCTGCCGCTGGTGGTCAGCATTCAGGACAACGGCCCCGGCATCCCCGAGGACCTGAAGCCCAACCTGTTCGACGCCTTCGTCACCACCAAGACGTCGGGCAGCGGGCTGGGCCTCGCCCTGGTGGCCAAGATCATCGGCGACCACGGCGGCGTGATCGAATTCGACAGCGTGCCAAGGCGGACCATCTTCCGGGTGATGCTGCCCATGGTCCAGGATGGGGACGGCAAGTGA
- the dusB gene encoding tRNA dihydrouridine synthase DusB — MAQITRKTISIGSVTLDNPVILAPMAGVTDMPNRRLVKRLGAGLVVSEMIASQAMIRQNRQTMQMAQHTAEEFPMSVQLAGCEPKVMAEAARLNQDLGAAIIDINMGCPVKKVALKGEAGSALMRNENLAARIMSAVVKAVDIPVTLKMRTGWDMNSRNAPSLARVAEECGIRMVTVHGRTRNQMYTGQADWAFIGEVKRAVSIPVIGNGDVESIDDAVRMLEMSGADGVMIGRGTYGRPWLPGQVAHYLATGERRPDPTLPEQMEIILGHLDAMLVHYGSEPGVRIARKHMGWYSKGLPGSAEFRAEINRTNDPEVMRRVIAGFYAPLLEKAAA; from the coding sequence ATGGCACAGATCACGCGCAAGACCATCTCCATCGGGTCGGTGACCCTGGACAATCCGGTCATCCTGGCTCCCATGGCCGGCGTCACCGACATGCCCAACCGCAGGCTGGTCAAGCGCCTGGGGGCCGGTCTGGTCGTCTCGGAGATGATCGCCAGCCAGGCCATGATCCGCCAGAACCGCCAGACCATGCAGATGGCGCAACACACCGCCGAGGAATTCCCCATGTCGGTGCAGCTGGCCGGCTGCGAGCCCAAGGTGATGGCCGAGGCCGCCAGGCTGAACCAGGATTTGGGCGCCGCCATCATCGACATCAACATGGGCTGCCCGGTGAAGAAGGTGGCGTTGAAGGGCGAGGCCGGCTCGGCCCTGATGCGCAACGAGAATCTGGCGGCCCGCATCATGAGCGCCGTGGTCAAGGCGGTGGATATTCCCGTCACGCTGAAGATGCGCACCGGCTGGGACATGAACAGCCGCAACGCCCCCAGCCTGGCCCGCGTCGCCGAGGAGTGCGGCATCCGCATGGTGACGGTGCACGGCCGTACCCGTAACCAGATGTATACCGGCCAGGCCGACTGGGCCTTCATCGGCGAGGTCAAGCGCGCCGTCTCCATTCCGGTGATCGGCAACGGCGACGTGGAAAGCATCGACGACGCCGTGCGCATGCTGGAGATGTCGGGCGCCGACGGGGTGATGATCGGGCGCGGCACCTATGGCCGTCCCTGGCTGCCGGGGCAGGTGGCCCACTATCTCGCCACCGGCGAGCGGCGCCCCGACCCGACGCTGCCCGAGCAGATGGAGATCATCCTGGGCCATCTGGACGCCATGCTGGTCCATTACGGCTCCGAACCGGGCGTGCGCATCGCCCGCAAGCACATGGGCTGGTATTCCAAGGGCTTGCCGGGCTCGGCCGAGTTCCGCGCCGAGATCAACCGCACCAACGATCCGGAGGTCATGCGCCGGGTCATCGCCGGTTTCTACGCCCCCCTGCTGGAAAAGGCCGCCGCCTGA
- a CDS encoding cytochrome C assembly family protein, whose translation MSSLVLNIVALLALLPAALVALRAGEGRSAQFRLCLALAVAGPALWAYSQMSAQWLTSLSAALWVSIAATAALFAALAHATAQGWRLAPLLMPFLAALGLLASLVQWVEAAPPLSGQVPAAWLDLHIVVSVLTYALLTLAAVASLATFLQERALKHKAPTQLTRMLPSVADGETLAGRLLLASEAVLGLGLATGMATQYFESGAVLVLSHKTLLSLLAFGLIGLLLIGHRVCGVRGRVAARVVLLAYLLLTLAYPGVKFVTQVLVTH comes from the coding sequence ATGTCGTCCCTGGTCCTCAACATCGTCGCCCTGTTGGCGCTGCTGCCCGCCGCGCTGGTGGCTCTTCGCGCCGGCGAGGGGCGAAGCGCCCAGTTCCGCCTGTGCCTGGCTCTGGCGGTCGCCGGACCGGCGCTGTGGGCCTATTCCCAGATGAGCGCCCAGTGGCTGACCAGCCTGTCGGCCGCGCTGTGGGTGTCCATCGCCGCCACCGCCGCGCTGTTCGCCGCGCTGGCCCACGCCACCGCCCAGGGGTGGCGGCTGGCGCCGCTGCTGATGCCGTTCCTGGCGGCGCTGGGCCTGCTGGCCTCGCTGGTCCAGTGGGTGGAGGCGGCCCCGCCGCTCAGCGGGCAGGTGCCCGCCGCCTGGCTGGATCTGCACATCGTCGTTTCGGTTCTGACCTATGCCCTGCTGACCCTGGCGGCGGTGGCCTCGCTGGCCACCTTCCTGCAGGAACGCGCCTTGAAGCACAAGGCGCCCACCCAGCTCACCCGCATGCTGCCCAGCGTCGCCGATGGCGAGACCCTGGCCGGGCGCCTGCTGCTGGCCTCGGAAGCGGTGCTGGGCTTAGGGCTCGCCACCGGCATGGCCACCCAGTATTTCGAGAGCGGGGCGGTGCTGGTGCTGTCGCACAAGACCCTGCTGTCGCTGCTGGCCTTTGGGCTGATCGGCCTGCTGCTGATCGGTCACCGGGTGTGCGGCGTGCGCGGCCGGGTGGCCGCCCGCGTGGTGCTGCTGGCCTATCTGCTGCTGACCCTGGCCTATCCCGGGGTCAAGTTCGTGACCCAGGTGCTGGTTACGCACTGA
- a CDS encoding bifunctional 2-C-methyl-D-erythritol 4-phosphate cytidylyltransferase/2-C-methyl-D-erythritol 2,4-cyclodiphosphate synthase, which translates to MAKTVVLVVAAGRGRRFGGDLPKQYHDLAGRMVLRHTLAAFATNPEIGAVRAVIHPDDRQLYDMAAAGLNLLEPVHGGETRQDSVRLGLDSLKDLNPGKVLIHDGARPFIDHGTIGRVIRALDRHPGALPVMPVVDTLKKGKDGFVADTVDRSALFRAQTPQGFRYTEILAAHHAVIGNELTDDAAVAEKAGLAVELVAGSEDNVKITSAADLERARRLFDGAGEVRSASGYDVHRFDPAKKAVWLCGVEVPHDSGLEGHSDADVALHALTDAVLGAIAAGDIGHHFPPTDPKWKGAASDQFLAHAGSLVTAKGGRIVNVDITIICERPKVGPHRAAMAARVAEILGISQDRVSVKATTTEGLGFTGRKEGIAAQAMASVWLPR; encoded by the coding sequence ATGGCCAAGACGGTTGTGCTGGTGGTGGCGGCGGGGCGCGGACGGCGGTTCGGCGGCGACCTGCCCAAGCAATACCATGACCTGGCCGGGCGCATGGTGCTGCGCCACACCCTGGCGGCCTTCGCCACCAATCCCGAAATCGGCGCGGTGCGCGCCGTCATCCATCCCGACGACCGCCAGCTCTACGACATGGCCGCCGCCGGCCTCAACCTGCTGGAGCCGGTGCATGGCGGCGAGACCCGCCAGGACAGCGTGCGGCTCGGCCTGGACAGCCTGAAGGATCTCAATCCGGGCAAGGTGCTGATCCATGACGGGGCGCGGCCCTTCATCGACCACGGCACCATCGGCCGGGTGATCCGCGCCCTGGACCGCCATCCCGGCGCCCTGCCGGTGATGCCGGTGGTGGACACCCTGAAGAAGGGCAAGGACGGTTTCGTCGCCGACACGGTGGACCGCTCCGCCCTGTTCCGCGCCCAGACCCCCCAGGGCTTCCGCTATACCGAGATTCTTGCCGCTCATCATGCGGTGATCGGCAATGAGCTCACCGACGACGCCGCCGTGGCGGAAAAGGCCGGGCTGGCGGTGGAACTGGTGGCGGGCTCCGAGGACAACGTCAAGATCACCTCCGCCGCCGATCTGGAGCGGGCGCGCCGTCTGTTCGACGGCGCCGGCGAGGTGCGCTCGGCCTCGGGCTATGACGTCCACCGTTTCGACCCGGCCAAGAAGGCCGTCTGGCTGTGCGGCGTTGAAGTGCCCCACGATTCCGGCCTGGAAGGCCATTCCGATGCCGACGTGGCGCTGCACGCGCTCACCGACGCGGTGCTGGGCGCCATCGCCGCCGGCGACATCGGCCACCACTTCCCGCCCACCGATCCCAAGTGGAAGGGCGCCGCCTCGGACCAGTTCCTGGCCCATGCCGGCTCGCTGGTCACCGCCAAGGGCGGGCGCATCGTCAACGTGGACATCACCATCATCTGCGAGCGCCCCAAGGTGGGGCCGCATCGCGCCGCCATGGCGGCCAGGGTGGCGGAAATCCTGGGCATCTCCCAGGACAGGGTCAGCGTCAAGGCCACCACCACCGAAGGCCTGGGCTTCACCGGCCGCAAGGAGGGCATCGCCGCCCAGGCCATGGCGTCGGTCTGGCTTCCACGCTAG